Genomic DNA from Carnobacterium divergens DSM 20623:
TCCACCGTGACTGATGTTTCTTCTGAAAATTCAAGTGCAACTGCAATTTCATCATCGACGCTCGTTTCTGTCATCTCTTCCACAAAGAATAGCAAATGTAGGAAGTAGCTACCGTTATAAAAATATAAATTAGAAACTGCGTTATCTAAATACATCATTTTTGATAAGGCAATCATATCTTCAAATTCATTCATTCTTAGAACAATTTCGGTTGTTAAAGCATCTGGATTTCTTAAATAAGCTTCTATTTCATCCGCTTCCGCTTCTTCAGTTAAAACTTGTTTTCTGACAAATTCAGTAAAATCTTCTGGAGTTGAATTTTCAGGTAAGGCTGAAAGATCTAGTTGATCACTTAAAGCGCCACCTTTACTAATAAATAATTCTAACCCATTTCCATTTGGTAAAACCTGAAACGTAATTGCATCAGATTCATGGAATTGTTCATCCACATCAACTTCTTCTAAAATGCTGTAAAAGAAATTTTCAATTTGCTTATGGTTGCCCAATAAATCCAGAAAAGTAATTCCTCTTTCTTCCAAATCAGCATTTTCAATTAAGACACGAATCGTGTTTTCATTAATATGCTCCATTTCCATGATCTTACACCTCATTTCAATAATTCTAGTAATCCTAGAATCTTCTATAACAACCATTTTAAAGCAAATACAATAAATGTAAAGCTAAATGCAACAATTAAATAAAAAGTTTAGCATTTTTTTGTCATTTTTATTTTAACAAGTAAAAAACCTATCGCCAACTAGGCCATAGGTTTAAAAATTTTAAGTTTAGTAACTAACCAATAATTGTGCTTGTTGTAATTCCAAAGCACGAACTTCTCTAGGCAAGAAACGACGAATTTCATCTTCATTATATCCAACTTGCAATCTTTTTTCGTCTAGCATAATTGGACGACGTAATAAGCCTGGATTTTTCTGTACAAGATCGAAAAGTTGTTGTAAAGGCATATCATCTAAATCAACATCAAGTTCTTGAAATACTTTTGAACGAGTTGAAATAATTTCTTCAGTTCCATCTTCAGTCATTCTTAAAATGGCTTTGATTTCTGGAATGTTTAAAGGTTCAGAGAATATATTTCTCTCAGTATATGCAATGTGATGTTCCTCTAACCAAGCACGCGCTTTTCTACATGAAGTACAACTAGGTGATGTATATAATGTGACCATAATTTATTCTCTCCTTTTCACTCGGTTATTTCCGAGAAGAAATTTTCTATTGATTAAGTAACTGTCTACAAGAACTATTATAAATCATTTAATTTTAAATATCTACCTTTTTCGACATATTTTCGTCACTTTTTTGACATTTTTTGTTAATTTTCTTATCCTATATCTTTTTCGTTCACATTTCGATCATTTTCATCCTTGATATAACAACGATTTGAATTATAATTGAACGTTTATAATAATTACAATTAAATAATTAATATTAACTATAAAATTTCCTTAAAAAAAGAGTCAAAAATTAGCAATCAATTTTTGACTCTTTTTATTAACTTTTATAGCTTGCAGCTTTTGCTTGTAAAGCAGGGATGTCTGCTTCTGTACAGTATACAAAATGACCTGGTGTAATTTCGCGTAATTTTTCTTCTGCTCCTGTTGGTGCTTTTGGAGTGTATGGAATACGAATACGATTACGTTCATAATTTGGGTCAGGAAGAGGTACAGCTGATAGTAAGCTTTCAGTATAAGGATGCAAAGGTGCATTGTATACTTGCTCAGCAGGAGCTAATTCCACTAATTTCCCATAATACATGACACCAATACGATCGCTAATATATTTTACCATTGAAAGATCATGGGCAATAAATAAATACGTTAACCCTTTTTCTTTTTGTAACTTCATTAATAAATTCACAACTTGCGCTTGAATCGAAACATCTAGCGCAGAAATGGGTTCATCACAAATGATAAATTCTGGTTGAACAGCTAATGCGCGAGCAATTCCTATACGTTGTCTCTGTCCGCCTGAGAACTCATGAGGATAACGAGTGGAATGATCTGGATTCAATCCAACAGTTTTTAACAGCTCATCTACTTGATTATTACGATCAGCTGTTGATGCTGCTAAACCATGAATATCAATTCCTTCAGCGATAATGTCACGAACTTTCATTTTAGGATTCAAAGAAGCATATGGATCTTGATAAATCATTTGCATTTCTCGTCTAAATTGAAGCATATCTTTTTTGCCTTTGATATCATGAACTTCAGTATCTTGGAAAATAATTTCACCAGCAGTAGGCTCATATAAGCGAATAATCGCACGTCCTGTTGTTGATTTTCCACAACCAGATTCTCCTACTAAACCAAATGTTTCACCTTTAAAAACATCAAAAGAAATATCGTTAACAGCTTGAACTTCATTTTGTTGACCTTCATTAAAATATTGTTTTAAACCTTTTACCTGTAAAATCTTTTCTTGATTAGTCATTTAGGTCAACCCCCTTGCCAGCATCAGCATCATCAATTGGTTCAAATGTTGCTTCTGTTGTTGCTTTCATCTCAGCAGATGTTACGTGTTGCTCATTTTTGTAGATTTCTTGACGTGCTCTTATTTCAGCAGGAGGCGTTACCGCCGGTGCATCTGGATGTAACAACCAAGTTGCTGCATAATGAGTATCTGATACTTTAAAGAAAGGTGGTTCCAATTCTGTATCGATTTTCATTGCAAATTCATTACGAGGTGCAAATGCGTCCCCTGTCGGCGGATCTAATAAATCAGGCGGTGTACCTGGAATAGCATACAGATTTCCGCCACCTTCTGTTTCAAGAGTTGGCATCGAGCTGATTAATCCCCATGTATAAGGATGTTGCGGATTGTAGAAAATCTCATCAACTGTTCCTACTTCAACAATTTTACCAGCATACATAACCGCTACACGATCTGCAACGTTAGCAACTACACCTAAATCATGGGTGATAAAAATAATCGATGTCGCAATTTTTTGTTGCAATTGCTTCATTAAATCTAAAATTTGCGCTTGAATTGTAACATCAAGAGCTGTTGTTGGTTCATCAGCAATCAGTACTTCTGGATTACACGCTAAAGCAATCGCAATCACGATTCTTTGACGTTGCCCACCTGAAAATTGATGTGGATACTGCTTCATTCTTTTTTCTGGTTCAGGTAATCCTACTAATTTTAATAATTCTAAAGCACGCTCTAACGCTTCTTTTTTGCTTAATTTTTGATGCTTAATAATAGGTTCAGCTATTTGTTTGCCAATTGACATCGTTGGATTTAAAGACGTCATTGGATCTTGGAAAATCATTGCAATTTCTTTCCCACGAATTCCTTGCATTTCTTTTTCAGAAGTTTTCACAAGGTCTTTACCATTAAATAAAATCTCGCCTTTTTCAATGTTCGCATTTTTAGCAAGCAAACGCATGATACTTCTACTCGTTACTGATTTACCAGAACCAGATTCACCAACGATTGCTAATGTTTCGCCTTTTTTAAGATCGAAACTGACACCACGAATTGCTTGTACTGTACCAGCAAAGGTGTCGAATGTGATATTCAAATCTTTTACTTCTAATATATTACTCATCCGTATCTACCCCGCTAATCTTTCATTTTTGGATCAAATGCATCACGTAAACCATCAGCTAATAAGTTAAATGAAATCATTAAGATACAGATAACGGCTGCTGGATACCACATTAAATGTGGTAAGAAACGGAATGTCTTATATCCATCACTTAAAAGTGTACCTAATGATGCTTGTGGTGCTGGAATTCCTATTCCGATAAAGCTTAAGAATGCTTCAAAGAAAATAGCCGCTGGAATGGTAAACATTGTTTGAATAATGATTACCCCAGATAAGTTTGGAATTAAGTGTTTTATAGCTATTTTAAAAGAAGATTCTCCTAAAGTACGGGCAGCTAAAATGTATTCTTGGTTCTTTAATTTTAATGTTTGAGCACGTACAACACGAGCCATTGAAATCCACCCTGTGATTGCCAATGCTAAAACAATTGACATAATTCCTGGTTCTAAAATCAATAACATTAAAATAACTACTACTAAATTAGGAATTCCAGAAAGGATCTCTAAGAAACGTTGCATCACATTATCGACACGTCCGCCCTTCATACCCGAAATCAGTCCATAAGTTACCCCAATAGTTAAATCAAACAAGGCTGCAATAAAGGCAATCAATAAAGAAACGCTTGTCCCTGCTAAAATACGTGAGAACAAATCACGACCTAAGCCATCTGTACCAAAGAAGTAATTAACATCTTTAGGAACATTTCTTTGTGCATATTTATCCACACGTTTATCGCCAACTTTTGCCGTTCCATTTAACCCATTGATGTTAATCCCTGGAATTCTTGGTGGCAAGTTTGAATAAGCAACTGTTTGTTTATTTGGATCATGTGGTGAAATCAGTTTTGCAGATGCACATGCTGCGATAATAAATAATAAGATAAACAAACAGACAACCGCTGCTTTATTTTTTTTCAATCGTCTCCATGAATCTTGAAAGAAATTCAGGGATGGAGCTGCAATCTTTTCTTTATCTGCTAAACCAGAATCTAATGCTGGTTGAAAGCTGTCAGGGGTTAGGTTGTTCAATTCTTGTTTTAATTCATTTTGTTGACTAGTCATTAATTATCCCCTCCTGCAGTTACACGAATACGTGGATCAATAATTCCATATAAAATATCTACAAGTAAGATTACTCCTACTAACATTGCAGAAAATAGAATTGTTACCCCCATAATCGTTGGGTAATCATTTGTCATAATTGATTTTACAAATTGTTCCCCAATACCAGGGATTGAGAAAATATTTTCAACAACTAATGAACCAGTCATTAGTCCAACTGCTAATGGTCCTAATAGTGTAACTAATGGGATCAATGCATTACGAACACCGTGTTTGAAGGCTACTGTCCAACGACTCAACCCTTTTGCACGTGCTAATTCAATATAATCACTACTTAAAACATCAACCATTTCAGTTCTAATAAAACGAGCTGAATCAGCTAATGGAGAAATTGCTAAGGCTATAGTTGGAAGGACTGATGAAGCAAAGCCATCTTTCCACATCGCAATTGGGAACCACTTTAAGTATACCCCAAACACTAATTGTAGCAATACTGCAAACACGAAGTTTGGAATCGATCGACCTAAAATCGCCATAAAGGTAGCGGATGTATCAATCCATGTATTTTGGTTCATTGCCCCGATTACTCCTAGAATAATTCCAAGTAGTGTCCCGAGGATAATCGCCTGGAATCCTAACTGTAAGGACGGTCCCACACGAGAAGATAGTAACGTTGTTACTGGTGTATTATTAAATTGGAATGATACGCCCAAATTTCCTCTTAATAATCCGGTAATATAAATCCAATATTGTTCTGCCATTGGTTTATTCAAGCCATACTTTTCATTCATAATATAAATTTGTTCTTCTGATAGTTTCTCCTGGTTACTGTATGGTGTACCTGGTAAAAGCTTCATCAAAAAGAATGTAATCGATGCGATTAGGAATAATGTCAAAAACATGTAGAATATTCTAGTTCCTAAAAATTTTGCGTAGTTTTTCATCGATTCAAGCACCTCCAACTCATAATTTTAATCGTATTCTTAAAAAAAGAATATACTATATAGAATAGCTTGTCAAAGGGAATATTGCAAAAGTTTTTTGCTATTTTTCCTTTTTTTTTTTCACTTTATTAAAAAACAGTGACAAAAAGCTTTATTTTCATGTGTTTTTACTAATATATATTTTTTTGAAGTCATTATATTGTTTTAAAAGAAATTTTAGGGTAAATTAAATAAAGTAGATTTTCCTATTAGGAGGAAATAAAAAACATGAATATGAAAAATAAATCCTTAATTTTAATCATTTTGTCATTGATTGCAAGTATTGTTTGGCAACTTGTTACTAGGCAATCACTCAGTCTCTTAGAAACGTCAAACAGTCTCTTTTTTATTGCTGGTATTTTATTGATTTTTGCTTTACTTTGGTTGACTCTTTCTTCTGGCGTTTTCGATTTTTTTAATTATAGCATGAAAAAAAGTCTTCATATTGTCAAAAGAAAAGAAGAAAAATTAGAAGTAACACCTCTTTCTAAATCAGTAGGAACTGGTTTTAAGACCTTTTTAATCTCAGGAGCTGCCTTATTAGTCATCAGCTTATTCGCACTTTTAGGTTACTATTTATGAAATATAGCGTATAATCAGAGTAACGCTTATATGAGCAACAAAATTTAATTTGTGAACTTATTACAAGCATATTTTTATTCAAAGGAGTTTTTATTTATGGAAACAATTTTTTCTGGTATTCAACCAAGTGGTGTTCCTACTATCGGAAACTATATTGGAGCGATGAAACAATTTATTCAGTTACAGGATAACTATAACTGTTACTATTGTATCGTTGATGAACACGCGATTACCGTTCCACAAGACCGTTTAAAATTACGTGAACAAACAAAAGGATTAGCAGCATTATATTTAGCAATTGGACTTGATCCGACTAAATCAACTATCTTTATTCAATCTGAAGTACCAGCTCATACACAGGCAGCATGGATTGTCCAGTGCAATACAACCGTTGGTGAGTTAGAACGAATGACTCAGTTTAAAGATAAATCGGCTAAAAATAATCGTGTAGGTGTTAGTGCCGGTCTCCTTACTTACCCACCTTTAATGGTAGCTGATATTGTTTTATATCAATCAAATTTAGTTCCTGTTGGAGAAGACCAAAAACAACACTTAGAACTAACTCGCGACTTTGTAGAACGATTTAATAATCGTTACAGCAATGGTGCACCTATTTTAACACTACCTGACGCTTTGATTCCAAAAGCTGGTGGACGAATCATGAGTTTGCAAGAACCCACTAACAAAATGAGTAAATCAGATGATAATCAAAAGGGATTTATCTCAATGTTAGATGAACCGGCAGCTATTCGAAAAAAATTAAAAAGTGCAGTAACAGATTCAAGTGGCGTGATTGAGTTTGATGTTGCAAATAAACCAGGTATTTCGAATTTATTAACAATCTATTCTTCTTTTTCTGGGGAATCGATTGACGAGCTTGTTGCTCGTTATCAAGGTGTTGGTTACGGTACATTTAAAGATGAATTAGCGGATGCTGTGATTAATGTTATGGAGCCTATCCAAGTTCGTTATCGTGAACTGCTTCATTCAGATGAGTTGGACCAAATTTTAGACACTGGTGCTATTGAAGCTAATAAAGTCGCAAATAAGACTCTTACTAAGATGATAAATAGTGTTGGCTTAGGAAGAAAAAAACGTTAAAAAAAAGAGAAGCTAAAGCTTCTCTTTTTTTAATAGATTAAATTTAATAAATCTTCTTTTTCAATATTCCCAAAGTAACGTTTAATATCTACTTTATCTAAGACATCATTGATTGCGCTTCGTTCATATTTTACATTTTCTAGTATTTTTTCGACATCCGAGATTTCACCTAGACCAAAAAAATCACCAAAGATTCTTACTTCTTTTAAAAATCCATTTTCAACATTCATCTTAAACTCAACTGATCCAATTGGAAAACGTTGGCGACGATTTAATTCAAATTTAGGCGATTTCCCATAATTCCAATCCCAGTTCCCATAATAGTCGTTTGAAATTTCATGGATTCGATTCCAGTCCGCTTCCGTTAGATGATATTCTTTTACTTGGCTACGCTCTGTTACGTCAAAAATACTCAACAACAACTGATTTCTAAATTCTTTTGTTGAAATGTATTGATATTCATCACTTAAAAAAGGTTTGATATTCGTAACACGACTTCTGATTGATTTGATTCCCTTTGATTCAATTTTATCTTTTCGTACTTTTAAAGCACCTACAACAGCTTCAATATCACTGTCAAACATAATTGTTCCATGCGCAAACATTCTACCACTTGTCGCATACATCGCATTTCCTGAAAATTTCTTGTCATCAATCACTAAATCATTACGACCTTTTAATTCAGCCCCCTCAACACCCATTTGATGCAAGGAAGCAATCACTGGCTTTGTAAATTTCCCAAAGTCTCGGAAAGAATTGCCATCATCCGGCATAATAAAACTAAAGGATAGATTGCCAAAATCGTGATAAACAGCTCCACCACCTGATAAACGACGCACAACATGAATGTTATTTTCTTCAACATACTGTGTGTTGATTTCTTCAATTGTATTTTGATTACGCCCAATAATAATCGATGGCTCATTAATGTAAAAAAGTAAAATAGGTTCATCTAACTTCATTTCTTTTAATAAAAATGTTTCAATTGCTAAATTAATTCGCGGATCTGTAACCTCGTTGTTGTCTACAAAATACATAAATAAATTGCTCCTTTTTCTTATAATTCTATT
This window encodes:
- the opp3C gene encoding oligopeptide ABC transporter permease, whose amino-acid sequence is MTSQQNELKQELNNLTPDSFQPALDSGLADKEKIAAPSLNFFQDSWRRLKKNKAAVVCLFILLFIIAACASAKLISPHDPNKQTVAYSNLPPRIPGININGLNGTAKVGDKRVDKYAQRNVPKDVNYFFGTDGLGRDLFSRILAGTSVSLLIAFIAALFDLTIGVTYGLISGMKGGRVDNVMQRFLEILSGIPNLVVVILMLLILEPGIMSIVLALAITGWISMARVVRAQTLKLKNQEYILAARTLGESSFKIAIKHLIPNLSGVIIIQTMFTIPAAIFFEAFLSFIGIGIPAPQASLGTLLSDGYKTFRFLPHLMWYPAAVICILMISFNLLADGLRDAFDPKMKD
- a CDS encoding ABC transporter ATP-binding protein: MSNILEVKDLNITFDTFAGTVQAIRGVSFDLKKGETLAIVGESGSGKSVTSRSIMRLLAKNANIEKGEILFNGKDLVKTSEKEMQGIRGKEIAMIFQDPMTSLNPTMSIGKQIAEPIIKHQKLSKKEALERALELLKLVGLPEPEKRMKQYPHQFSGGQRQRIVIAIALACNPEVLIADEPTTALDVTIQAQILDLMKQLQQKIATSIIFITHDLGVVANVADRVAVMYAGKIVEVGTVDEIFYNPQHPYTWGLISSMPTLETEGGGNLYAIPGTPPDLLDPPTGDAFAPRNEFAMKIDTELEPPFFKVSDTHYAATWLLHPDAPAVTPPAEIRARQEIYKNEQHVTSAEMKATTEATFEPIDDADAGKGVDLND
- a CDS encoding DUF3899 domain-containing protein, encoding MNMKNKSLILIILSLIASIVWQLVTRQSLSLLETSNSLFFIAGILLIFALLWLTLSSGVFDFFNYSMKKSLHIVKRKEEKLEVTPLSKSVGTGFKTFLISGAALLVISLFALLGYYL
- a CDS encoding ABC transporter ATP-binding protein, producing the protein MTNQEKILQVKGLKQYFNEGQQNEVQAVNDISFDVFKGETFGLVGESGCGKSTTGRAIIRLYEPTAGEIIFQDTEVHDIKGKKDMLQFRREMQMIYQDPYASLNPKMKVRDIIAEGIDIHGLAASTADRNNQVDELLKTVGLNPDHSTRYPHEFSGGQRQRIGIARALAVQPEFIICDEPISALDVSIQAQVVNLLMKLQKEKGLTYLFIAHDLSMVKYISDRIGVMYYGKLVELAPAEQVYNAPLHPYTESLLSAVPLPDPNYERNRIRIPYTPKAPTGAEEKLREITPGHFVYCTEADIPALQAKAASYKS
- a CDS encoding adaptor protein MecA, whose amino-acid sequence is MEMEHINENTIRVLIENADLEERGITFLDLLGNHKQIENFFYSILEEVDVDEQFHESDAITFQVLPNGNGLELFISKGGALSDQLDLSALPENSTPEDFTEFVRKQVLTEEAEADEIEAYLRNPDALTTEIVLRMNEFEDMIALSKMMYLDNAVSNLYFYNGSYFLHLLFFVEEMTETSVDDEIAVALEFSEETSVTVDVLGEYGKLIMEQTALELTRYYFK
- the opp3b gene encoding oligopeptide ABC transporter permease, coding for MKNYAKFLGTRIFYMFLTLFLIASITFFLMKLLPGTPYSNQEKLSEEQIYIMNEKYGLNKPMAEQYWIYITGLLRGNLGVSFQFNNTPVTTLLSSRVGPSLQLGFQAIILGTLLGIILGVIGAMNQNTWIDTSATFMAILGRSIPNFVFAVLLQLVFGVYLKWFPIAMWKDGFASSVLPTIALAISPLADSARFIRTEMVDVLSSDYIELARAKGLSRWTVAFKHGVRNALIPLVTLLGPLAVGLMTGSLVVENIFSIPGIGEQFVKSIMTNDYPTIMGVTILFSAMLVGVILLVDILYGIIDPRIRVTAGGDN
- the spxA gene encoding transcriptional regulator SpxA produces the protein MVTLYTSPSCTSCRKARAWLEEHHIAYTERNIFSEPLNIPEIKAILRMTEDGTEEIISTRSKVFQELDVDLDDMPLQQLFDLVQKNPGLLRRPIMLDEKRLQVGYNEDEIRRFLPREVRALELQQAQLLVSY
- a CDS encoding lipoate--protein ligase, giving the protein MYFVDNNEVTDPRINLAIETFLLKEMKLDEPILLFYINEPSIIIGRNQNTIEEINTQYVEENNIHVVRRLSGGGAVYHDFGNLSFSFIMPDDGNSFRDFGKFTKPVIASLHQMGVEGAELKGRNDLVIDDKKFSGNAMYATSGRMFAHGTIMFDSDIEAVVGALKVRKDKIESKGIKSIRSRVTNIKPFLSDEYQYISTKEFRNQLLLSIFDVTERSQVKEYHLTEADWNRIHEISNDYYGNWDWNYGKSPKFELNRRQRFPIGSVEFKMNVENGFLKEVRIFGDFFGLGEISDVEKILENVKYERSAINDVLDKVDIKRYFGNIEKEDLLNLIY
- the trpS gene encoding tryptophan--tRNA ligase, yielding METIFSGIQPSGVPTIGNYIGAMKQFIQLQDNYNCYYCIVDEHAITVPQDRLKLREQTKGLAALYLAIGLDPTKSTIFIQSEVPAHTQAAWIVQCNTTVGELERMTQFKDKSAKNNRVGVSAGLLTYPPLMVADIVLYQSNLVPVGEDQKQHLELTRDFVERFNNRYSNGAPILTLPDALIPKAGGRIMSLQEPTNKMSKSDDNQKGFISMLDEPAAIRKKLKSAVTDSSGVIEFDVANKPGISNLLTIYSSFSGESIDELVARYQGVGYGTFKDELADAVINVMEPIQVRYRELLHSDELDQILDTGAIEANKVANKTLTKMINSVGLGRKKR